In Nymphaea colorata isolate Beijing-Zhang1983 chromosome 5, ASM883128v2, whole genome shotgun sequence, one genomic interval encodes:
- the LOC116255208 gene encoding uncharacterized mitochondrial protein AtMg00810-like, with translation MGFQGAKTDTLLFIYKDTNTVMYILIYVDDTILTGSSDMHIQKLIAAFKSEFANKDLGDLHFFLGIEAKHSPQGLFLSQQKYILELLKKTSMVGAKPISTPMATSPTLTAHSGFSFHDPSLYRSIVGALQYATMTRPDISFAVNKVCQYMHNPKNIHWAAVKRILRYLKQTFDHRLSLTPCMEMDISAYSDADWAGFPDDRQSTSGYAIFLGKNLVSWSSKKQNVVSRSSTEAEYRAIANATAEVTWIKFLLQELGIKSS, from the coding sequence atgggttttcaagGAGCCAAAACAGACACCTTGCTTTTCATCTACAAGGATACAAACACGGTCATGTACATTCTCATTTACGTGGACGACACCATCTTGACAGGAAGTTCAGATATGCACATCCAAAAACTGATTGCTGCCTTCAAATCAGAATTTGCAAACAAAGATCTAGGAGATCTACACTTCTTCTTGGGCATTGAAGCAAAGCATTCTCCTCAAGGCTTGTTCTTATCTCAACAGAAATACATCTTGGAACTACTTAAGAAAACAAGTATGGTGGGAGCAAAACCGATCTCTACACCCATGGCTACATCACCAACTTTGACAGCACACTCAGGTTTTTCCTTCCATGATCCAAGCCTATATAGAAGCATAGTTGGAGCTTTACAGTATGCTACAATGACGAGACCAGACATATCGTTTGCAGTGAACAAagtttgtcaatatatgcacAATCCAAAAAACATCCATTGGGCTGCCGTGAAgcgaatattaagatatctaaaGCAAACTTTTGACCATAGATTAAGTCTAACGCCGTGTATGGAAATGGATATCTCAGCATACagtgatgctgattgggctggatTCCCGGATGACAGACAATCTACTAGCGGCTACGCAATATTCCTTGGGAAAAATCTTGTCTCTTGGAGTTCAAAGAAGCAAAATGTAGTATCTCGCTCAAgtactgaagcagaatacagggCCATCGCTAATGCAACAGCCGAAGTTACTTGGATCAAATTTCTATTGCAAGAACTTGGAATAAAATCATCCTGA